atatcaatgcatggaatgtggaaaatgcTTCAGTCGCAGTGACAAACTATATTCCCAtctaaggacccacacaggggagaagccacataaatgcatggaatgtggagaaagcttcagtcagagtggcaatctacgttcccatcaaaggatccacacaggggagaagccacatatatgcatggaatgcggaaagagcttcagtcagagtggccatctacggtcccatcaaaggatccacacaggggagaagccatatcaatgcgtggaatgtggaaagagcttcagtgacagtagcactctacgttcccatcaaaggatccacacaggggagaagccatataaatgtatagaatgtggaaagagcttcagtgacagtagcactctacgttcccatcaaaggatccacacaggggagaagccacataaatgcatagaatgtggaaagagctttagtcATAGTAGCACtctacattcccatcaaaggatccacacaggggagaagccacataaatgtatggaatgtggagaaagcttcagtcagagtggcactctacgttcccatcaaaggatccacacaggggcgaAGCCATAtcaatgtatggaatgtggaaaaagcTTCTGTCGCAGTGGCACTCTACGGTCCCATCAAATGACTCACCCAGTACAGAAGCCATAGAAGTGCATAGAATGTGGAGAAAGTTTCAGGCAGAGTAACTATCTCGATTCCTTCCAAATCTATCTACATTGCTTTCAAAGGAGCCACATCGTAGAGAGGCCATATAAATGCacggaatgtgggaagagctttagAGGATGTTCAGCATACAATAAACATCACGGAACTCATGCGCCGCTAGAGACCTGCCTTTCAGTTTCTGAGCTCTCtgtaaaaaaatattggaaggaaagaggaaggccggcacctggctctctctctctctctctctctctctctctctctaccatgGACTAGTTTGTGTGGCTTTGGTCGACGGCTACTGGGAGCAGGTCTCACTCAGAAGGGGATTTTTCTCCGTATTGCAGCAAGCTCCGAAGGGGTTCCCCTCGCCTCCTCCATAAGAAACCCTTCACAGGCTTCTAGGGTGATCTGTGGAGGTTTGCTGAAAGGAGCAGCAGCTGAGATCTCTGGAGAAAAAGGTTCTGAAGAAGAAGAGCTCTTTGGTAGCAGAGAAGGTCATCTCTTCATACCCTCGTCTTACGTCTTGGCTCTGTTGCCCCTCGGTTAGAATTTTGGTCTCTAGCCATGTACCTGTCACCCTTTTCTGGACTTTGTTGTATCCTGAGTGGTTGATTATACATTCTAGACTGACTTCTGGTTTCATTTATGAACCAGGACGTTGTTTGTATGCCTGACCTTCTGGCTTGACTTTGGGACTCTGAATTCGGTTTGTACCCTTGCTATTTTATCAGCTCTGTTGAATGAACTCCTGGCATGTGACTCTTGGACTGTAACCTTTCTTCTTGCTCCTGACCGGGATCTGCAGTGCTCTACAATTGGACAACTGACCTTAATCAACTTGTCTTCATTGTTACTCCAACTGTGTTGCTGCAGTTGTATTATTTTACCAGGActgctgcaatgggttaaacccttgtgctggctgaactgctgactttgtTGTGGAATATACGTTACCCGAGATTCATTAGAGtgcttttggagaaggaagaagatggagagacagcaTGTCTGATTTCCAGGCGTTTATTCCTATCTCTGCAGAGTATGGGGTGTACAGCAACCAAGGGGCTGACACCTTGGAGGTCTGAATCACTTCAGTATTTATAGCATAATATCAACCTTTCCACACATGCGCAGGAAGAGTCCgacatttacacaatacaatcattaatagGCGTTTCCATATATAGTTGCCAAAAACATCTTTATCAGGTCTTGGCAGCCACGttgtgaacccaaacatctgCTTGATTATGTAACTTATCCCAACCTTCACCCGTTACCCGAAGATGACACTTATAAGTGTAATGCCTTACATCTCTAATTGACTTCTAACTTTTATATGCTTATAACATAAGATTTTATCAAGGCAATCTCCTTTAGTTAATTCAGCCTTATAACTTCATTATAACGTATTTCTTAATATGAAGATCATGAAGGAAATTACTTAGGATAAAGCTtttctgaaattgcctgctatttacgttaagtggtcagaggatggcgctctctcaccatttgaccttagatgttccaagtcttggCTCGATACTGTTGATCTCTTTGTCCTGCCAAACTTCTCTTGTTGACTTCATATCTAAGCAAACATCGGCTACAGCAAACACTTCTGACTGACCAAGGTCCAGTGACGATCAATAACATCTGTAGGTTTCTCAGGCATGAGGAAGTTCCCTCTTTAGAAATTGTCTTTTCCTTTCAAAGGATCAGGTGAGAACTTAAATCTTCcattttattctaaattattgtgatttccttttattattatttctgctaaTGGCTGCCACAACTTGaagtttggtggtttgaatccgcgagacagagagagctcccatctgtcagccctggCTTCCCTGTGCGGTGActcaagagaagcctcccagcaagATGGGAACACATtagggcattccctgggcaatgtctttgtatatgtccagttctctcacaccagaagcgacttgcagtatgttctctatTTGTTTCTGACACTGTAAAAAAGTCGGACTGAAGACTTGTGAGTAAATATGGTCTAGGTTTATCTTGTGTTTGTTTACTAAACCTCGGGCTTTATACCGGGAGGGCTCTGGAACGCGAGACCATGAGTCTTGCTTTGTGTGTACTTATCGCTGCTTAGAGTGAACCCCTTTTCTGTATTTGAGGCTGTTTAATGATTTT
This genomic interval from Anolis sagrei isolate rAnoSag1 chromosome 2, rAnoSag1.mat, whole genome shotgun sequence contains the following:
- the LOC132766384 gene encoding zinc finger protein ZFP2-like isoform X2, whose product is MASPLPPYPRSVTGQKLHQCMECGKQFEKKSSLTVHERTHTGEKPYQCMECGKSFSESGNLRSHQRIHTGEKPHKCMECGKSFSQSGTLRSHQRIHTGEKPHICMECGKCFRRSGKLYSHLRTHTGEKPYQCMECGKCFSRSDKLYSHLRTHTGEKPHKCMECGESFSQSGNLRSHQRIHTGEKPHICMECGKSFSQSGHLRSHQRIHTGEKPYQCVECGKSFSDSSTLRSHQRIHTGEKPYKCIECGKSFSDSSTLRSHQRIHTGEKPHKCIECGKSFSHSSTLHSHQRIHTGEKPHKCMECGESFSQSGTLRSHQRIHTGAKPYQCMECGKSFCRSGTLRSHQMTHPVQKP